From the genome of Maribacter algicola, one region includes:
- a CDS encoding cation:proton antiporter: MDYFIISAVLVFISAIFGYINVRFLKLPNTIGLMLITIVFTLAVFVIGYVDDTLLNAERYIISKIDFKTVLLDIMLSFLLFAGALHTNFEQLKVQRWPILVFSTLGVLVSTFLVGTIMFYLLKMTPMQVDYIHCLLFGALISPTDPIAVLGILKQAGAPKKLETKIVGESLFNDGVGVVVFLTIFKMASSGGSPVEPIEILELFGVEVIGGILWGLLIGWITYRMMRSIDDYDIEVIITLAAVMMGTVVAQKLHLSAPLAMVTAGLVVGNDTVRNSAMSETTETYVDKFWELLDILLNTLLFVLIGMEMLVISFETSYIVAGLIAIPIVLGCRYLSLLMPIKFFEKKLDFVPGTSLVMTWGGLRGGISIALALGLTQDMNRDLFLVITYVVVVFSIIAQGLTVGSLVKRVAK, encoded by the coding sequence ATGGATTATTTTATTATCAGTGCAGTACTAGTTTTTATTTCGGCAATTTTTGGATATATCAATGTCCGATTTTTAAAGTTGCCCAACACTATTGGACTGATGCTAATAACCATTGTGTTTACCTTGGCCGTTTTTGTTATTGGCTATGTGGACGATACGCTGTTGAATGCCGAAAGGTATATTATTTCCAAAATCGATTTTAAGACCGTGCTCTTGGATATCATGCTAAGCTTTCTGCTTTTTGCCGGTGCCCTGCATACTAACTTTGAGCAATTGAAAGTACAGAGATGGCCTATTTTGGTATTTTCCACGCTGGGCGTTTTGGTATCGACCTTTTTGGTAGGGACGATAATGTTCTATTTGTTGAAAATGACCCCTATGCAAGTGGATTATATACATTGTTTACTTTTTGGGGCACTCATTTCCCCAACCGATCCTATCGCCGTTTTGGGAATCTTGAAACAAGCTGGAGCTCCCAAAAAATTGGAAACCAAGATTGTAGGCGAGTCCCTGTTCAACGATGGGGTAGGGGTAGTCGTGTTTTTGACGATTTTTAAAATGGCCTCCTCAGGTGGGTCACCAGTAGAACCCATCGAAATTTTGGAGCTTTTTGGTGTTGAAGTAATCGGTGGTATTCTTTGGGGATTATTGATTGGTTGGATTACGTACCGAATGATGCGAAGTATAGATGATTATGATATTGAGGTCATTATTACGCTTGCCGCGGTAATGATGGGTACGGTGGTGGCCCAAAAGTTACATCTTTCCGCACCGTTGGCCATGGTAACGGCAGGCTTGGTCGTGGGGAACGATACGGTGCGAAATTCGGCCATGTCCGAAACCACTGAAACCTATGTGGACAAGTTTTGGGAGCTGTTGGATATTTTGTTGAACACCTTATTATTTGTACTAATAGGTATGGAGATGTTGGTCATCAGTTTTGAAACGAGTTACATTGTGGCCGGCTTGATTGCTATCCCCATAGTTCTAGGTTGTCGCTATTTGAGCTTGCTTATGCCTATTAAATTTTTTGAAAAAAAATTGGATTTTGTTCCGGGTACCAGTTTGGTCATGACTTGGGGCGGACTGCGGGGAGGTATTTCCATTGCCTTGGCTTTGGGGCTTACCCAAGATATGAATAGGGACCTATTTTTGGTCATCACCTATGTGGTCGTGGTCTTTTCCATCATCGCCCAAGGTTTAACCGTTGGTAGTCTGGTAAAACGCGTTGCAAAATGA